TATGGATCTGCCGTGGAGTGAGCTTTCCTTGATCCTGACCGACGACCGGATCGTCGCGAAAGATCATGAGGCCAGCAATTTCGGCAAGCTTACCAAAGCCTTTGCGGACAGTGACGCCAAACTGATCGATCTGACGGAGGGCATGACCCCGCCGCGCGCTGATCTTGTCTGGGTCGGCATGGGGGCGGACGGGCATATTGCTTCGCTGTTTCCGACCATGAAAGCACCGGTGCAGGGTGATGAAGCCAGTCCTCTGGTTGTTCGAACCGTGCCTGACCCGCTGCCGCCAGAGGCGCCTTTCGAGAGGCTCAGCCTCAACATGGCTGCGCTCATCGACACCAATGCCATAATTATTGTCGTGCGCGGAGCCGATAAGAAAACTATATTGGAACAAGCAATCAAGGAAGAGCATGATTTGCCGATTGCAAAGCTGATCAAGGCGGCTTCCTGCCCGATAACAATTTTTTGGAGCGAGTCATAAGCCTGCACCCCACTCTGGACGCGGTAACGAGCCGCATTATCGAGCGCAGCAAAACATCGCGCGCGGCTTATCTTGATTTGGTCGATCGTGAAGGTGACAAGGGCGTTCATCGGCCCAACCTGTCCTGCGGCAATCTCGCCCACGGTTTCGCAGCCAGCGGCGACGACAAGCCTGCCATTCGTTCCGGCGCGGCGATGAATATCGGTATCGTCACCGCCTATAATGATATGTTATCGGCGCATCAGCCCTATGGTCGCTATCCCGAACAGATCAAGATTTTCGCGCGCGAAGCAGGCGCTACGGCTCAGGTCGCAGGCGGCGTTCCGGCGATGTGCGATGGCGTTACGCAGGGCCAATTGGGCATGGAGCTAAGCCTGTTCAGCCGCGATAACATCGCGATGGGTACCGCCATCGGTCTCAGCCACGGCATGTTTGAAGGCACGTTGCTGCTCGGCATTTGCGATAAGATCGTGCCGGGTCTGCTGATCGGTGCCCTGCGCTTTGGTCATCTGCCGACGATATTGGTTCCCGCTGGACCCATGCCATCAGGCCTTGCCAACAAGGAAAAGCAGCGCGTGCGTCAGCTCTATGCCGAGGGCAAGGCGACCAAGGACGAGCTTCTGGAAGCGGAAGCGGCGAGCTATCACGGCGCGGGCACCTGCACCTTCTATGGCACCGCCAATTCCAATCAGATGATGATGGAAATGATGGGGCTGCATGTTCCCGGCGCAGCCTTTGTCAATCCGGGTACCAAGTTGCGGCAGGAACTGACCCGCGCGGCGGTGCACCAGCTTTCCGCCATTGGAAAAGCGGGCAATGACTATCGTCCGCTGGGGCGCTGTATCGATGAAAAGGCGATTGTAAACGCGGCGGTGGGGCTTTTGGCCACGGGCGGTTCGACCAATCACCTGATCCATTTGCCAGCCATTGCAAGGGCGGCCGGGATAATCATCGACTGGGAAGATTTTGATGCGCTGTCGGCGGTGGTTCCGCTGGTAACCCGCATCTATCCAAATGGCTCTGCCGATGTGAATCATTTCCACGCGGCGGGCGGGATGGCGTTCGTGATCCGCGAACTGCTGGATGCGGGCCTGTTGCATCGTGATATCTTGACCGTCGCGGGAAATGATATGGATGCTTACGCAAAAGAAGCGGTGCTGGATGGCGACAAGGCGGGCTGGAGCGCTGCGCCATCGGAAAGCCGCAATGACGAGATCCTCCGTCCGGTGTCCGATCCGTTTTCGCCCGATGGCGGGATGCGATTGTTGACCGGCAATTTGGGCCGCGCGGCGATAAAAACCAGCGCCGTTGATCCCAGCCGATTGACTGTCGAAGCGCCGGTCCGCGTCTTTGCGGATCAAAATGATATCAAAACCGCCTTTGATGCTGGCGAACTGGACCGCGATGTCATCATCGTCGTCCGCTTTCAGGGGCCGCGCGCCAATGGCATGCCGGAACTCCATAAGCTCACCCCGCCCATGGGTGTCTTACAAGATCGCGGTCACAAGGTCGCATTGCTCACCGATGGACGTATGTCGGGGGCCAGCGGCAAGGTTCCCGCGGCGATCCACTGCTGGCCAGAGGCGAAAGACGGCGGACCTTTGGCAAAATTGCAGGATGGCGATATCGTTCGTATCTGCGCCAAAACCGGCGAGTTGACTGCCTTGGTTGACGAAGCAGAATGGCAAGCACGGTCGCTTGCCGAAACACCGGTTGAGAGCGCTGGCACGGGCCGGGAACTATTCGCGCTGATGCGCAATCTATCTGACAATGCAGAAGCAGGGGCGTCAGCCATGCTCAACCAGGCGGGATTGTAGATTTGACTCAGGAAATTGTGACAGCCGATATTGGCGGCACCCATGCGCGATTTGCGATTGCTCAGGTGGATGGTCATCATGTCGAGGCGCTGACCGATCAGGTAGTGATGAAAAGCGCTGAACATGCCAGCCTGCAAACCGCCTGGGAAGCCTATGCGGACCAGATCGGTCGCGCGCTGCCTAAAGATGGTGCGATTGCGGTTGCGGGTCCTGTCGGCGGAGAACTTTTGCGCTTTACCAATAATCCGTGGATCGTGCGGCCGCACGCCATTCCATCAAAGCTGGGGCTGGATCGTTTTACCTTGATAAACGACTTCGGTGCCGTCGCGCATGCGGTGGCGCATCTCAACGGTAATAATCTTGTCCATTGCTGCGGCCCCAACGAGCCGTTGCCTGCGACCGGACCGATATCGATTTTTGGTCCCGGTACCGGCCTGGGCGCCGTACAGTTGCTGCGGACGAAAGATCGTTATCACGTTATCGAAACCGAAGGCGGCCATACTGATTTCGCGCCGCTGGACAGCATAGAAGATACGATTTTACAGAAGTTGCGGCAAAAATATCGCCGGGTTTCTGTGGAGCGAATTGTTTCCGGTCCCGGTCTGGTTGCTATTCATGAAGTTCTATCCAGCCTTGAAGGCAAGGCAGCGGCATTGGTTGATGACCGTGAGCTTTGGGAAATGGCACTGGAAGGAAAGGACAGTCTTGCCGCTGCTGCGCTTGACAGATTCTGCCTGAGCCTAGGTGCGATTGCTGGTGACCTCGCTTTGGCGCAAGGGGCGAAGGCGGTGGTGATCGGTGGTGGTCTGGGTGCACGGATCGCTGACATTCTTCCACAATCGGGGTTTTGCGAACGGTTTGTAGCCAAAGGGCGGTTTGAAGCGGTTATGCAAAATATTCCGGTCAAACTATTAAGCCACCCTCAGCCAGGTCTTTTTGGCGCTGCATCGGCTTTTTTACAGGAGCATGAGCTTTGAAACCGATTGAGAAAATC
This DNA window, taken from Parasphingorhabdus litoris DSM 22379, encodes the following:
- the edd gene encoding phosphogluconate dehydratase, whose amino-acid sequence is MSLHPTLDAVTSRIIERSKTSRAAYLDLVDREGDKGVHRPNLSCGNLAHGFAASGDDKPAIRSGAAMNIGIVTAYNDMLSAHQPYGRYPEQIKIFAREAGATAQVAGGVPAMCDGVTQGQLGMELSLFSRDNIAMGTAIGLSHGMFEGTLLLGICDKIVPGLLIGALRFGHLPTILVPAGPMPSGLANKEKQRVRQLYAEGKATKDELLEAEAASYHGAGTCTFYGTANSNQMMMEMMGLHVPGAAFVNPGTKLRQELTRAAVHQLSAIGKAGNDYRPLGRCIDEKAIVNAAVGLLATGGSTNHLIHLPAIARAAGIIIDWEDFDALSAVVPLVTRIYPNGSADVNHFHAAGGMAFVIRELLDAGLLHRDILTVAGNDMDAYAKEAVLDGDKAGWSAAPSESRNDEILRPVSDPFSPDGGMRLLTGNLGRAAIKTSAVDPSRLTVEAPVRVFADQNDIKTAFDAGELDRDVIIVVRFQGPRANGMPELHKLTPPMGVLQDRGHKVALLTDGRMSGASGKVPAAIHCWPEAKDGGPLAKLQDGDIVRICAKTGELTALVDEAEWQARSLAETPVESAGTGRELFALMRNLSDNAEAGASAMLNQAGL
- a CDS encoding 6-phosphogluconolactonase; protein product: MSDAAISANITWADHADAVAVAAHLAAAIERQGARLLAVPGGSTPVAIFDKLSTMDLPWSELSLILTDDRIVAKDHEASNFGKLTKAFADSDAKLIDLTEGMTPPRADLVWVGMGADGHIASLFPTMKAPVQGDEASPLVVRTVPDPLPPEAPFERLSLNMAALIDTNAIIIVVRGADKKTILEQAIKEEHDLPIAKLIKAASCPITIFWSES
- the glk gene encoding glucokinase, coding for MTQEIVTADIGGTHARFAIAQVDGHHVEALTDQVVMKSAEHASLQTAWEAYADQIGRALPKDGAIAVAGPVGGELLRFTNNPWIVRPHAIPSKLGLDRFTLINDFGAVAHAVAHLNGNNLVHCCGPNEPLPATGPISIFGPGTGLGAVQLLRTKDRYHVIETEGGHTDFAPLDSIEDTILQKLRQKYRRVSVERIVSGPGLVAIHEVLSSLEGKAAALVDDRELWEMALEGKDSLAAAALDRFCLSLGAIAGDLALAQGAKAVVIGGGLGARIADILPQSGFCERFVAKGRFEAVMQNIPVKLLSHPQPGLFGAASAFLQEHEL